From Argopecten irradians isolate NY chromosome 2, Ai_NY, whole genome shotgun sequence, the proteins below share one genomic window:
- the LOC138316468 gene encoding sodium- and chloride-dependent taurine transporter-like, translated as MTSASSVVYFTAIFPYVILTVLLVRGLTLDGAGEGVVYYLKPDLSRLADIQVWIDGGTQVFFSYAVALNQIVTLGSYNKFTNNFYRDAILISCINSGTSLIGGFAVFSVLGFMAKQHNIPIEDVANAGPGLAFITYPNAVTQMPISPLWAALFFLMILLLGLDSQFAGVEAVITAMMDLFPNLMRRGNRRMFIVGVYCLVTFLVGLSMVSRGGMYIFQLFDYYSASGMVLLWSVFWEVVVIAWIFGADKFYDAIEMMIGSRINPYLHFCWKYLSPVLCMGLLLAKFIMFRPLKYNKTYVYPDWAQGFGLILALSSMVCIPVFALFKLATARGSFRQRWRKVTTPILPKDRCHPSWK; from the exons GTTGTATATTTCACGGCCATATTTCCTTACGTCATACTGACTGTTCTCTTGGTGCGAGGACTGACGCTAGATGGCGCCGGAGAGGGTGTGGTATACTACCTTAAGCCAGACTTGTCAAGGCTAGCTGATATACAG GTGTGGATCGATGGAGGGACACAGGTATTTTTCTCCTATGCTGTAGCATTAAATCAAATCGTAACCCTTGGGAGCTACAACAAATTCACAAATAatttttacag AGATGCTATTCTGATATCGTGTATCAACAGTGGTACTAGTCTGATCGGCGGCTTCGCTGTATTTTCTGTTCTTGGGTTCATGGCTAAACAACACAATATTCCAATAGAAGACGTAGCCAATGCAG GTCCCGGTCTTGCTTTCATTACCTACCCTAACGCTGTCACACAGATGCCGATCTCTCCACTATGGGCCGCACTCTTCTTTTTGATGATACTTCTGCTTGGACTCGATAGTCAA TTTGCTGGGGTTGAAGCTGTGATTACTGCGATGATGGATTTGTTTCCCAACTTAATGCGGAGAGGAAATCGCCGGATGTTTATAGTCGGAGTGTACTGTCTTGTGACCTTCCTCGTTGGTTTGTCCATGGTATCAAGG GGTGGGATGTACATCTTCCAGCTATTTGACTACTACTCGGCCAGTGGTATGGTTCTGTTGTGGTCTGTATTTTGGGAAGTTGTCGTCATAGCCTGGATCTTTG GTGCTGATAAGTTTTATGACGctatagagatgatgattggcTCCCGGATTAATCCTTATCTTCACTTCTGCTGGAAATACCTGTCACCCGTGCTGTGTATG gGGCTGCTGTTGGCGAAGTTTATCATGTTTCGTCCACTAAAATAcaacaagacttacgtgtaccCTGACTGGGCCCAGGGGTTTGGCCTCATCTTAGCACTGTCGTCTATGGTGTGTATCCCTGTCTTCGCGCTCTTCAAACTAGCGACAGCAAGAGGATCATTTAGACAG AGATGGCGAAAAGTTACCACACCAATCTTGCCTAAAGATCGATGTCATCCTAGCTGGAAGTGA